Proteins encoded in a region of the Mycobacterium sp. 050128 genome:
- a CDS encoding type II toxin-antitoxin system Phd/YefM family antitoxin: MRIISITDVKAKINEYVDAVRETHDQITITKNGAPAAVY; this comes from the coding sequence ATGCGAATCATATCGATCACCGACGTCAAGGCCAAGATCAACGAGTACGTCGACGCGGTCCGCGAGACTCATGATCAGATCACGATCACCAAAAACGGCGCTCCGGCCGCCGTGTATTAA